One window of Saccharopolyspora phatthalungensis genomic DNA carries:
- a CDS encoding MarR family winged helix-turn-helix transcriptional regulator yields MNDGDQRGASQPSSEDLDLKDASYLVDAVFRLEHAVTRIGNIRLAPWSLTLSSYTAMRVMYNRPHLSLAQVARRCFVRPQTINRIVSQLEARGFVARGPHEDSERAVALSLTAEGIVALKEMTAEVDKINTTLTQALGADEIGLMQEMLRSSARMVEAEAKELQKAAKRD; encoded by the coding sequence TTGAATGACGGTGACCAGCGTGGTGCGTCTCAGCCTTCGTCTGAGGATTTGGACCTCAAGGACGCGAGCTACCTGGTAGACGCCGTGTTCCGCCTTGAGCACGCGGTCACGCGGATCGGCAATATCCGGTTGGCGCCCTGGAGCTTGACGCTGTCGTCCTACACGGCAATGCGGGTGATGTACAACCGTCCCCATCTTTCGCTGGCACAGGTCGCTCGCCGTTGCTTCGTTCGGCCGCAGACCATCAATCGGATCGTTTCGCAGCTCGAAGCGCGCGGCTTCGTCGCCCGCGGGCCGCATGAGGATAGTGAGCGGGCTGTCGCGCTGTCGCTGACCGCGGAGGGGATCGTCGCGCTGAAGGAAATGACCGCCGAGGTCGACAAAATCAACACGACGCTGACGCAGGCGCTCGGAGCCGACGAGATCGGGCTCATGCAGGAGATGCTTCGATCCAGTGCGCGGATGGTCGAGGCGGAGGCCAAAGAACTGCAGAAGGCCGCGAAGCGGGACTAG
- a CDS encoding flavin reductase family protein, translating into MLTSPVLLHETDDPALFRRVLGHCPAGVVGITAVDQTGGPVGLVVSSFTSVSLDPPLVAFLPTKSSTTFPKIRDSGSFCANVLAAAQRDLCRAFAVSGGDKFAGVDWSPGPTGSPILAGAVAWIDCDIDAVHDAGDHEIVVGRVRALAAEPADPSALVFFRGGYRAIASEPSAT; encoded by the coding sequence ATGCTTACATCTCCGGTGTTGCTGCACGAGACGGATGATCCGGCCCTGTTCCGACGAGTGCTCGGCCACTGTCCGGCGGGCGTTGTCGGCATCACCGCCGTGGATCAGACCGGCGGGCCGGTCGGATTGGTCGTGTCCTCCTTCACCTCGGTGTCGCTAGACCCACCCCTCGTGGCCTTCCTGCCGACCAAATCATCCACAACCTTCCCCAAGATCAGGGACTCGGGCAGCTTCTGCGCCAACGTGCTCGCCGCCGCACAGCGCGACCTCTGCAGAGCATTCGCCGTAAGCGGCGGCGACAAGTTCGCCGGGGTCGATTGGTCCCCCGGGCCCACGGGGTCACCGATACTCGCGGGGGCCGTCGCGTGGATCGATTGCGACATCGACGCCGTGCATGACGCCGGCGACCACGAAATCGTCGTCGGCCGCGTCCGGGCACTCGCCGCCGAACCAGCCGACCCCAGCGCCCTCGTCTTTTTCCGAGGCGGCTACAGAGCGATCGCCTCCGAACCCTCGGCCACCTGA